From Agrobacterium tumefaciens, a single genomic window includes:
- a CDS encoding sugar ABC transporter permease has translation MSSDSFLFSNRWLPILLVAPLMLLILLFFYVPVFQAFYWSFYLEQPFGGGSQFVGFENFSRVLSDPEFWIAGWRTIIFMLTASSLAVAVPLMLAIAADRKIRMSLPARNILVWPKGIAGASIGVVFAFIFNPFVGIMAPLNGLFPGLWNPGIDGTDAFITLVAAHVWSGIPFNFVILLAGLRSIPHTMYQAAAMDGAGPWRRIADVQLPLIMPQLFLTFVLEFTESITSVFALIDTITGGGPGGSTTLMVYKIYVDGFRGYDLSGASTQTAILMVFVILIAACQFLFIGRRINYER, from the coding sequence ATGTCGTCGGATTCTTTCCTGTTCAGCAATCGCTGGCTGCCTATCCTGTTGGTGGCGCCCCTGATGTTGCTGATCCTGCTGTTTTTTTACGTGCCTGTTTTTCAGGCCTTTTACTGGTCCTTTTACCTGGAACAGCCGTTCGGCGGCGGTTCGCAATTCGTTGGATTCGAGAATTTCTCCCGCGTCCTGTCTGACCCGGAGTTCTGGATTGCCGGCTGGCGGACGATCATCTTCATGTTGACGGCGTCGTCGCTTGCCGTTGCGGTGCCGTTGATGCTGGCAATCGCCGCCGACCGCAAGATCCGCATGTCGCTGCCGGCGCGCAACATTCTCGTCTGGCCAAAGGGTATCGCTGGTGCTTCGATCGGCGTTGTCTTTGCCTTCATCTTCAATCCGTTTGTCGGCATCATGGCGCCGCTCAACGGACTGTTTCCCGGCCTTTGGAACCCGGGTATCGATGGCACGGACGCCTTTATCACGCTGGTGGCGGCACATGTCTGGAGCGGCATTCCGTTCAATTTCGTCATCCTGCTTGCCGGTCTGCGGTCCATTCCGCACACCATGTATCAGGCTGCGGCAATGGATGGCGCTGGCCCGTGGCGGCGTATCGCCGATGTGCAGCTTCCGCTCATCATGCCGCAACTGTTTCTGACGTTCGTTCTGGAATTTACCGAAAGCATCACGTCGGTCTTCGCCCTGATCGACACGATCACCGGTGGCGGTCCGGGCGGCTCCACGACCCTGATGGTCTACAAGATCTACGTCGACGGTTTCAGGGGGTATGACCTCTCAGGTGCTTCCACGCAGACCGCGATCCTCATGGTCTTCGTTATTCTCATCGCGGCCTGCCAGTTCCTCTTCATCGGCCGACGCATCAACTACGAGCGCTGA
- a CDS encoding extracellular solute-binding protein: MKKFTLAATVALLGCASAAQATNIEFWYGNTGPVETAIKAQCDAFNAAQNEHKVNCVGQGSYEVSMQKAIAAYRAKNHPVLIQFFDAGTLDLMLSDAVEPVQDLMPDVKWDNYIGGARAYYETSGGKLFAQPYNSSTLLFYTNKTELEKAGVMQTPTNWEEVIDAARKLKAAGHACPFVTDGDTWRVVEQFSARHGLPIATKHNGYDGLDAEYVINTTFAAKHLANLVEWRNEGLVRLDADTKAGKYAAAFNAGECAMMEGSSGSYTAAAKAFEGKYELTVDMAPMYKGYERHNTFVGGASIYVMKGHDKAEIEAAKSFLDFLRRPEQQMFFTAATGYVPVTTDVVDEIAKSNEANSPKYATAKVGVASMDQPSTPDTRGIRLGFYVQFREVFMEETQKAFAGRQTMQVALDNAKTRGDQLLRRFEQTYKGKTLP, encoded by the coding sequence ATGAAAAAGTTCACTTTGGCGGCGACTGTCGCACTTCTCGGATGTGCCAGCGCGGCGCAGGCCACCAATATTGAGTTCTGGTATGGCAATACCGGCCCTGTCGAGACTGCCATAAAGGCGCAGTGCGATGCCTTCAACGCGGCGCAGAATGAGCACAAGGTCAATTGTGTGGGGCAGGGCAGCTATGAAGTGTCGATGCAGAAAGCGATCGCCGCCTATCGCGCCAAGAACCATCCGGTTCTCATCCAGTTTTTCGACGCTGGCACTCTGGACCTTATGTTATCCGATGCCGTCGAGCCGGTTCAGGATCTGATGCCTGATGTGAAGTGGGATAATTACATCGGCGGCGCACGCGCCTATTACGAAACATCCGGTGGCAAGCTGTTCGCACAGCCCTACAACTCTTCGACACTTCTGTTCTACACGAACAAGACGGAACTGGAGAAGGCGGGCGTCATGCAGACGCCGACGAACTGGGAAGAGGTTATTGATGCAGCTCGCAAGCTGAAAGCCGCCGGCCATGCATGCCCCTTCGTTACGGATGGCGACACCTGGCGTGTGGTGGAGCAGTTCTCGGCGCGTCACGGTCTGCCGATTGCGACCAAGCACAATGGCTATGATGGTCTCGACGCTGAATATGTCATCAACACGACCTTTGCCGCCAAGCATCTCGCCAATCTCGTCGAGTGGCGAAATGAAGGGCTCGTCAGGCTGGATGCTGACACCAAGGCCGGTAAATATGCAGCGGCTTTCAATGCCGGCGAATGCGCGATGATGGAAGGTTCATCAGGCTCATACACCGCCGCCGCCAAGGCGTTTGAGGGCAAATACGAACTGACGGTCGATATGGCGCCAATGTACAAGGGCTACGAGCGTCACAACACCTTTGTCGGCGGTGCGTCCATCTATGTCATGAAGGGGCATGACAAGGCCGAGATCGAAGCGGCCAAGTCGTTCCTCGACTTCCTGCGTCGCCCTGAACAGCAGATGTTCTTCACCGCGGCGACCGGCTACGTCCCGGTGACGACGGACGTCGTTGATGAGATTGCCAAAAGCAACGAGGCAAATTCACCCAAATATGCCACTGCGAAGGTTGGTGTGGCGTCCATGGATCAGCCCTCGACGCCAGATACACGTGGCATTCGCCTCGGTTTCTACGTCCAGTTCCGCGAAGTCTTCATGGAAGAGACGCAAAAAGCCTTCGCAGGACGGCAGACCATGCAGGTGGCGCTCGATAACGCCAAGACGCGTGGCGACCAGTTGCTGCGTCGGTTCGAGCAGACCTACAAGGGTAAGACGCTGCCTTGA
- a CDS encoding ROK family transcriptional regulator has product MGAYSAEALIPERFRRTGEVDVVSPNERRLLQLIWRNPGISRSEITGHTDLTQQSVHRILDQLSDRGIILLGSAKPGMGRGQPSPMLRLNGAHAYACGISVNTDVIGICITDFAGKTLGEREVTLRETTMSQALQLVKQQVRDLQRQNDLKDENFFGTGFAIAGYHIDGTRHNAPLPLHEWSLIELGPIIADLFDRPAWVINGGKSGAIAESMFGAGRFIRHFAYLSFNYGFGGGVISDGELLQGGNGNAGEFSGMFDAEESERRPALQYLIDRLNRNGINVPSIHYMRRNFDRNWPGVSEWLEETTPAYNRLINAIRAVIDPQAIVFGGQIPPDLARMMIDRSKLFDRPRYGVHRPGPKLIVSEIATDAPAIGAAIMPFRRTFY; this is encoded by the coding sequence ATGGGAGCCTATAGCGCAGAAGCCCTGATCCCCGAGCGTTTTCGCCGTACGGGCGAGGTGGATGTTGTATCTCCCAATGAACGGCGGCTGCTGCAGCTCATTTGGCGAAACCCGGGCATCTCGCGTTCGGAAATCACCGGACATACGGATCTCACGCAGCAATCCGTACATCGCATCCTCGACCAGCTATCGGACCGTGGAATTATATTGCTGGGCTCGGCCAAACCGGGAATGGGCCGCGGCCAGCCAAGCCCGATGCTGCGCCTGAACGGGGCGCATGCTTATGCCTGCGGCATCTCGGTCAACACGGATGTGATTGGCATTTGCATTACGGATTTCGCCGGAAAGACCCTGGGCGAGCGCGAAGTAACGCTACGCGAAACAACCATGAGCCAGGCATTGCAGCTCGTGAAACAGCAGGTCAGAGACCTGCAAAGGCAAAACGACCTCAAGGACGAAAATTTCTTCGGGACCGGCTTTGCCATCGCCGGCTACCACATCGATGGCACCCGTCACAATGCACCGCTTCCTCTCCATGAATGGTCGCTGATCGAGCTTGGGCCAATCATCGCCGACCTGTTCGACCGGCCGGCTTGGGTCATCAATGGCGGCAAGTCGGGTGCGATAGCCGAATCCATGTTCGGGGCTGGCCGATTCATCCGGCACTTCGCATATCTGAGTTTCAACTACGGTTTTGGCGGCGGCGTCATCAGCGATGGAGAACTTCTGCAGGGCGGCAACGGCAATGCAGGCGAATTCTCCGGCATGTTCGACGCGGAGGAATCGGAACGTCGCCCGGCGCTCCAATATCTGATCGACCGGCTGAACCGAAACGGCATCAACGTGCCCTCGATCCACTACATGCGCCGAAACTTCGATCGGAACTGGCCAGGCGTCAGCGAATGGCTGGAAGAAACGACGCCCGCCTATAACCGCCTCATCAATGCCATTCGCGCCGTGATCGATCCGCAAGCGATCGTATTTGGTGGCCAGATCCCCCCAGACCTCGCCCGCATGATGATCGACAGATCGAAACTCTTCGACCGCCCACGATATGGCGTTCACCGTCCCGGACCTAAGCTGATCGTATCGGAAATCGCAACCGACGCTCCAGCCATCGGCGCCGCCATCATGCCCTTCCGCCGAACATTTTACTAG
- a CDS encoding RNA ligase RtcB family protein, translating into MGNFSEDASASPQSACSPTTIHLHFSNRSWIDGAALDQLEKMAQLPGVKTLAAFPDLHPGKYGATGVALLSEKLHPLLIGNDIGCGMSFFELDLPTRKLKLDKAANRLRRLDTVTTDSPSVRLEELGLPDDLFPNALGTIGGGNHFCELQAVESLNTETDATPMDKQKLYLLVHSGSRSFGTDVFSNVLSSSSDDLTKGLDPLAESAVHWLDKHNQCLTWASLNRRLIAEKAASLLNADIRLVTDIPHNLVRRVKDGFVHYKGAAAVMPGELAPIAGSRATLSYIVKATSKVTCSLGGISHGAGRKYDRATMHGRIGKTRSERDQLLRNDWGGIAICDDRDLIVEEASSAYKDATQVVADLKAAGLIDSLASLRPLITYKKAIGEDRIVHHTDKPNHRREGGRKHERY; encoded by the coding sequence ATGGGCAATTTTTCCGAGGATGCTTCGGCATCCCCTCAGTCGGCATGTTCGCCGACTACAATACATCTTCACTTCTCAAACAGAAGCTGGATCGACGGCGCAGCCCTCGACCAACTTGAAAAAATGGCGCAGTTGCCGGGTGTTAAAACCCTCGCGGCCTTTCCTGATCTGCATCCGGGGAAATACGGCGCGACTGGTGTCGCCCTTCTTTCCGAGAAGTTGCATCCGCTATTGATCGGTAACGACATCGGCTGCGGGATGTCTTTTTTTGAACTTGATCTTCCAACCCGGAAACTAAAACTGGACAAAGCAGCAAACCGCCTCCGACGCCTGGACACCGTCACAACTGACAGTCCATCAGTCAGGCTCGAAGAACTTGGTTTGCCAGACGACCTCTTCCCAAATGCATTGGGGACGATAGGCGGGGGCAACCACTTTTGTGAATTGCAGGCCGTGGAAAGCCTGAACACCGAAACCGACGCGACACCCATGGATAAGCAGAAGCTTTATCTTCTGGTCCATTCTGGTTCCCGCAGCTTCGGTACGGATGTGTTTTCCAACGTTCTCTCAAGTAGTTCTGATGACCTGACAAAGGGACTTGATCCACTGGCTGAGAGCGCAGTTCATTGGCTGGACAAGCACAACCAATGCTTGACGTGGGCATCGCTCAATCGTCGTTTGATCGCTGAAAAAGCGGCATCCCTGCTCAACGCCGACATTCGACTAGTGACAGATATACCGCACAACCTTGTCCGGCGGGTTAAGGATGGCTTCGTCCATTACAAGGGAGCGGCTGCAGTGATGCCCGGAGAGCTTGCGCCGATCGCAGGATCACGGGCAACGCTCAGCTACATCGTAAAAGCCACCAGCAAAGTCACCTGCTCCCTGGGAGGAATATCTCATGGTGCCGGCCGAAAATATGACCGCGCCACAATGCATGGCCGCATCGGCAAAACTCGCTCCGAGCGTGATCAGCTATTACGAAATGACTGGGGTGGCATCGCGATCTGCGATGATCGAGATCTTATCGTCGAGGAAGCCTCATCGGCCTACAAGGATGCAACGCAGGTTGTTGCAGATCTTAAGGCGGCGGGCTTGATTGACAGTCTCGCTTCCTTGCGGCCGCTTATAACCTACAAGAAAGCAATAGGAGAGGACAGGATCGTCCACCATACCGACAAGCCAAATCATCGTCGCGAAGGAGGTCGCAAGCATGAACGATATTGA
- the prfH gene encoding peptide chain release factor H → MNDIDLLITAGTGPTECRIAVKALLDILQKEARDRHCQCEVSLGATPDAHGPKSALVSLEGERARQLAAEFCGTVRFLFKSPVRPGHKRQNWFVSVQPIDVNSGTDVEIDSSDLRFETLRAGGPGGQHQNTTDSAVRAIHVPTGLSVIARNERSQHRNKALAVKRLTSLLQHLEDRKTEMAKSERFYANRSIERGNAVKTFKL, encoded by the coding sequence ATGAACGATATTGATCTGCTTATCACCGCCGGCACGGGGCCGACCGAGTGCCGGATTGCGGTCAAAGCACTTCTGGACATTCTCCAGAAAGAGGCCCGGGATCGACATTGTCAGTGTGAGGTGAGTCTGGGAGCCACGCCGGATGCACATGGACCCAAATCTGCCCTCGTGAGCCTGGAAGGTGAACGTGCCCGGCAGTTGGCCGCAGAGTTTTGTGGAACAGTCAGGTTTCTGTTCAAGAGCCCTGTCCGCCCGGGCCACAAACGACAGAACTGGTTTGTCTCCGTACAACCAATTGACGTCAACAGTGGCACCGATGTTGAAATCGATTCCAGTGATTTACGTTTCGAAACGTTGAGGGCCGGCGGCCCAGGCGGCCAACACCAGAACACGACCGATAGCGCCGTTCGCGCGATCCACGTTCCGACCGGATTGTCAGTCATTGCCCGAAACGAGCGGTCTCAACATCGAAACAAAGCTCTTGCTGTCAAACGGTTGACATCCCTGCTGCAACACCTTGAAGATAGGAAAACGGAGATGGCAAAGTCAGAGCGTTTCTATGCAAATCGTTCAATCGAACGCGGAAATGCCGTGAAGACTTTCAAATTGTAG
- a CDS encoding thioredoxin domain-containing protein has product MSRLTIPVNEYDHVQGSRSATVTLVEYGDYECPYCGEAYPVLKAVQSAMGDELLFVFRNFPLAEMHPHAMRAAEFAEIAASHGLFWQAHDLLYENQQALTDGDLRRYADVLGFPSSDTAQILARRFDRKIEDDFQGGLRSGVNGTPTLFINGLRYNGPRDVESLVTVLRQVAR; this is encoded by the coding sequence ATGAGCCGGCTCACTATTCCCGTGAATGAATACGACCATGTCCAGGGCTCACGCTCCGCCACCGTTACGCTGGTGGAATATGGCGACTATGAGTGCCCCTATTGCGGCGAGGCCTATCCTGTTCTCAAGGCTGTCCAGAGCGCTATGGGAGACGAACTGCTGTTCGTATTCCGCAACTTTCCTTTGGCCGAGATGCATCCACATGCCATGCGTGCCGCCGAATTTGCCGAGATAGCGGCGAGCCACGGACTTTTCTGGCAGGCCCACGACCTTCTTTACGAAAACCAGCAGGCCCTGACGGATGGAGATCTGCGCCGTTATGCCGACGTTTTGGGTTTTCCTTCTTCGGACACCGCACAGATCCTGGCGCGTCGTTTCGACCGCAAGATCGAGGATGATTTCCAAGGTGGTCTCAGAAGCGGTGTGAACGGCACACCGACCCTATTCATCAATGGCCTGAGGTATAATGGCCCGCGCGATGTCGAGAGCCTGGTCACGGTTCTAAGGCAGGTGGCTCGCTGA
- a CDS encoding redoxin domain-containing protein, with protein MSEHNASKALSAGNRAPAFRLHSTPDQTVALEDLQGAPVILAFYPADWSPVCGDQMVLYNAALPAFHARGAQLIGISVDGVWCHAAFAAARNLHFPLLADFEPKGEVARRYGVYRDADGITERALFVIDAGGVIRWSYVSPLGINPGADGILDALDAIAAVPSLQEINA; from the coding sequence ATGTCTGAACATAACGCTAGCAAGGCGCTTTCGGCGGGAAACCGCGCTCCCGCATTCCGCCTGCATTCGACGCCGGACCAGACTGTAGCGCTGGAGGATCTTCAGGGAGCGCCGGTCATCTTGGCCTTCTATCCGGCCGACTGGAGCCCGGTCTGCGGTGACCAGATGGTGCTCTACAATGCCGCACTTCCGGCGTTTCACGCTCGCGGCGCACAACTCATCGGCATTTCCGTGGATGGTGTGTGGTGCCACGCGGCATTTGCCGCAGCCCGCAACCTGCATTTCCCATTGCTGGCCGATTTCGAACCGAAGGGCGAGGTCGCGCGCCGCTACGGAGTTTACCGGGATGCGGACGGAATAACTGAACGCGCCTTGTTTGTGATCGATGCCGGCGGTGTCATTCGCTGGAGTTACGTTTCTCCTCTCGGCATCAACCCCGGTGCCGATGGTATTCTTGACGCACTTGATGCCATCGCTGCTGTTCCTTCTCTGCAGGAGATAAACGCATGA